In Gemmatimonadota bacterium, the genomic stretch CGCATGGTAATTCCAGTTGGAAAACGCGATGCACAAGAACTCGTGCTATTGACCAAGCAGAAAGGCAAATTGCAACAGCAACACATTATACCTGTCAGATTCGTGCCGATGGTAGATTCCACCGGAGCAACGTATTAGACGAATAGACGAACCCTGCCCCGCCACCAAATTGCTTTCTTTGATTCGCGTTTTTCACCTCTCAATCCACTTATACGCAGCTTTTGAATTCTTCCAGAAGAACTTCTCCATCGCTTCCGGTCCCTTATTCTCAATATAATGGGTGACAATACTGAGCACCGTCTCATAGGGTGCTGCGCGTTCGCACACGAGCCAATTGCTGCCATAGACCAGACGGTCTTCACCAAAAGCATGCCATAACACATCGAGCGTAGGCACATAATAAGCTGGATCGTCGGGGGCGGGTTGTTGTGCTGCGCGTTCAACCATGCCAGACACCTTGCAATACACATTGGAGTATTTAGCAATGGTCTGAATACCCTGCACCCATTCGGGATCGGGTGCTTCACCCGTCACTTCCACATGTGCAACATGGTCAATAACAATGCGCAGATCGGGAATTTGCTCGGCAATAACAGCATTGATGGGCAACTGTTTGCTATTCGTCATCAAATCGAGCTGCAAATCGCGGTCAGCCAATTTTTGGAGTTGTGGCATAAGAGCATCTTGATCTTCCAAACTACCCCTCTGAAGTCCCAGACGAATCCCGCGATAGAGCGGATTGGCTGAAAAGAGATCGAGATTCTTCTCAAAATCTTCGGTCTGGGGATCCAGACGACCCACAAACCCGACAATACAGGGATTGTCTGCTGCGAGATCCAGAATCCACTGATTGTCTTCAACGAGCTGGCTGGCTTCAACTACAACCGTCCCAGCCACACCCATCTTTTCAGTGCGTTCAACAAAGTGGTGCGGCAAAACGGGGCGATAGAGCAATGCATTGTCTTCGGGCGGCCAGGGAACGCCACCGGGTCGGGTTGTATCGTAAAAATGAACATGCGTATCAATGATCATGGACATATCCTTTCCGGTCGTGATTATTTAATTCCCGCCATTTTCCTCAACACTTCGACAATGGCGGAATTGTCCTGTTCTGCAAGACCGAGCGCAACGCCCGTGCGCAA encodes the following:
- a CDS encoding amidohydrolase family protein: MIIDTHVHFYDTTRPGGVPWPPEDNALLYRPVLPHHFVERTEKMGVAGTVVVEASQLVEDNQWILDLAADNPCIVGFVGRLDPQTEDFEKNLDLFSANPLYRGIRLGLQRGSLEDQDALMPQLQKLADRDLQLDLMTNSKQLPINAVIAEQIPDLRIVIDHVAHVEVTGEAPDPEWVQGIQTIAKYSNVYCKVSGMVERAAQQPAPDDPAYYVPTLDVLWHAFGEDRLVYGSNWLVCERAAPYETVLSIVTHYIENKGPEAMEKFFWKNSKAAYKWIER